The sequence TACACCTTCTATACGAATATAGCCGCTTGGTGGGCGGCTCGAGGTACAGGAGCCATACCCATCGGATCGGTGCGAAGCAACTTCATCTTAGACCGTCGACAAAGCGGGAAGGTATTGTGGCGACTTTGTGCGCGATGGCCGTCAGCCCAGATCTTCAATAGCTTCACTGGGGAGCGGAACGCCAAAGATGTGACGGTGCTCTTTCGAGCCCTGCGCAGGTACGTCATCCACAACGGGATCGATCTGAATCAGTTTTCACTTCGACCCCATCCTGAACGGGGATATATCCTAGCTGTAGGAAGTATGTTCGCAGGGAAACGCTGGGACCGATTGATTCGAGCAGCCACTCTTCTTGCTTCAAAGGGGTTGCACTTTGAAGTGCTCCACGTCGGGTCAGGACCTTTGAGAGAAGAACTGGAGATGATGGTGAGGAATCTTCATATGGAACATTTATTCCGGTTTTTGGGTGCACGCCGCGATGTTCCCGACTTGCTTGCCGGTGCGATATTCCTAGTGCACACCTCCGAGGAGGAAGGTTGTCCAAATGTCATAATGGAGGCAATGGCCTGCGGCCGTGCCGTTGTTGCAACAGATGCTGGTGATACTCCCTATCTCGTAGAGGACGGTAAGACAGGTTATGTAGTTCCGAGAGGAGATGAAATCACACTCGCCGAGCGTATAGCCTCTCTCCTTGAAGATCGGGAGCTATGCCGACGGATGGGAGATGCAGGTCGAATCAAAGCTGAGCAAGCGTTCGGGCTCGATCGCTTGAGGGTGGAGACCTTCGCGGCTTACCGAGCTGAAGGCTGGGAAGATTAGGTAATGCGTTCGGGATCAGCAGCTGAATGGGAGATGTGCGGCGAACAAGAAGAGAAGGTTAACCATATCTGAATTATGCGCATAGCGTACGTCATACCGACACAAACTCCAACGACATTCATTTACAACGAGATGATTGAGGTGCAGGAGGCAGGGCATGATCTGGTGATTGTGCCACTCCGATCGTCACCGTCATCATCAGAATCTCCATCAACAATATCTCAAAGGATTTTCAACAGATTGAGGCCTGTGAAGACATTTTCGGCAAGTTTGTTCGACGCCGCCATAGTATGGATCTCCCTCTTTATGCTTCTACGGTATCCTATCCGTGTTTTCCGCACACTTCTTTCGCTGCACTGTGCTGCAGGTTTGAACCCTTTTGCTCATGCCGGCATCTTGGTTGTGACTCCTAAGGCATTGGCTATGGCCTACAGGCTACGCAGGTATGGAGTCGACCATATTCATGCGCACTTCGCGGCGCATGCGGCTACGTGCGCTGGAATTGCGGGTAGCGTGAGCCGAATTCCGTTTTCTTTCACAGCCCATGCATATGACATCTATTGTACGGCCATAAGTTTACGAAATGACACACTGGGTTGGAAGCTTCGCCATGCTGCGCAGGTATTTACCATCAGCGAGCATGGCAAGAAATTGTTGTGCGCCAACTTGCCCTCCACAGCCTGTGGTCATGTTCATAAAGTATTCGTCGGCATACCCATGGATATGTTCCAAGAGCAGCCGCCACCTCTCATTGATGACCATGGTCTAAGGCTCCTGTGTGTTACGAGGTTTGATACAAAAAAAGGACTTGATACATTAGTTGATGCTTGCGCGATTCTCAGAAATCAATCGGTTGCGTTTCAGTTGCAGATATACGGAGAAGGCCCTTTGCGGGAATCTTTGGCAAGGCAAATTGCACGCCTGAACCTGAAGCAATATGTTCAGCTGGGCCAGTCAATTTCGCAAGAAGTCGTTGCAAAAGAATTGGCGGCATGCCACATGTTTGTCATGCCATGCCGCAGGGATCCAGAGACAGGAGACATCGATGGGATCCCGACGGTGTTTATGGAGGCTATGGCTACGGGCAGGCCGGTAATCAGCTGCCCGGTAGCGGGAGTTTCTGAATTGGTGCGTGACGGCGAGACCGGGCTATTGGTCCCCTCGGATAATCCTGATGCGCTGGCCGAGGCTATTATCCGCTTGGAAGGAGATGACTCACTGAGGATTCGTCTTGGGAAGCAGGCACGTCTTCTGGCTGAGCAACAGCACAACCAGCTTACGAATGTGCGCCAATTCCTTAACCTGATAACAAAGCGGTGATTCGATTTCCGGCTAATTGGTGGGAATAGCTGCCTCACTTGTTATGAGCATCTGGAAATTCAGTAGCGCAGTCAGCGGATTTGCAACCCTTCGGGACGCAGCGGTGAGTTTCCCTCCTGTTCAGAAAACTCGAAAGCCCCGATGTCCGGAGCCCTTCCCGTGAATGGCAGCCCGACATCGGTTCCTCTATCAATGGCGGGACTCTTCGAAGTCAGTCTAAAGTCGCGGGCCTCGGCATTTATAACCTTCGGGTGGGTATTAAACATATTCTCCGCATAAGTCAAACCAGATGATGGTTTCCCGCTCGGGTTGATCATGACGGAAGCGGCTCCGTTGGTCAGGTTATGGGATATGACGACGTCTTTAATTGTGCCGACATGGTAGAATTCAATGCCATACCCCTTCGGAGGATCGTAAAAAATGTTATTGTTTATGTGCACATTGGATAAGGAATGAGCGAGAAGGATTTGCCCTGTGGGCCTATTGGTTGGGCTCCTATCAGCGAAGACGTTATTATAAATAAACAATCCAATGTTCGTGCATCCACCCTCTCTATATATGTGGATTGGATACCCACGAGTAATATCATGAAAAATGTTGTAACGAATCGTAAGATTCTGGGTTTCACCCGCATAGATTCCATGATCGTGATGGAATATGATTGTAACACACCCGTTTTCTCCAGCTCGTAGTCTGCCGATTGTGTGGAAACTGTTGTGTTCAATTACTACGTTCGCGACACCATGGAAGGTTATTCCGCTATTTGCTCTAGTATTTGAGCAGACTGTCCTCCCTAGGTCATGGATGGAATTCATACGGATAACTGTACCGGTGGCGCCCGATGTCAATGTGATACCGTGGTGCGAATTGCCGGTAGTATAGGGCGATCCTTGAATTTCAAACCCTTCAATGATGTAGTATGGGACGGTGATGCGGAATCCAGCGTTGAGAGCGTCCACTCTGCTTGGCACAACGAATCGGGCTCCAAGCGGTGTTTCACTTTTAATGGTAATGGGTTTTAATGCAGTACCGGAGGGTGCAGTCGTTCTGGCATACACCACAATCCCATCTCCGTCTGTATCCGCATAGGTTCCGTTGAGCACGAGGCAGGTGTCGCCTGCGACCAGCGGCGATCGTGTCGTGACACATGCTTGCGGGTGTCGCCATGGATTAGCCAATGTGCCTGGATTAGAATCATTACCCGTTGGGGCTACATAGTACGTGACACCCTGAGCCTCGAGTGACCAGAAAAGAGCAAAAACGACACTGGTTCCACATAGCCAGTGTCCAGATCGTCGCCAGAACTTGCCTGATCTTACTGCCATAATTGCCTCATTTAGGATGATTCAGGATGCGGAACCGTCCAACTTAGCCTTCCTAAATTAGAAAGCAGCTTCTATGCCATAAGGCAGTTGGGTAACCTATTGATTAACCACCCCTACGTTCTGTTGGAATTCTACTCAACCTCTGTTTATATGTTCAAGATTGGACGAAATTATGCGATTTCCACCATTGTTTGGCCAGGATTTCTTCAAAAATAGACCACTGACCTCGGTTGTCAATAGTGGACGCCATGAATGACAGTCTCACACCGCCGGTTATTGACGGGCCCACTGCTGGGCAAACGCCACTGGCGAGCGATTTCCTAGTCGAGAATGTCACCGCTGACGGTTGTAGAACAGCTCGATGTACTCCGCGATCTCGCGGCGAGCTGGCTCACGGGTCTCGTAGCGCCGGTGATGCACCAGCTCATTTTTCAGCGTCCCCCAGAAACTCTCCATCGGCGCGTTGTCATAGCAATTCCCCTTCCGACTCATGGAC is a genomic window of Candidatus Nitrospira kreftii containing:
- a CDS encoding hypothetical protein (conserved protein of unknown function) translates to MSDVFMAGNHHKQIECRLLYLVGQLSLGGLERQLVYLIQSMDRRRYKPVVVVWGNSPDDHYAGDLYALDVPVIRVGGNPTCLAKLRVLCSLVSMVRPEVIHSYTFYTNIAAWWAARGTGAIPIGSVRSNFILDRRQSGKVLWRLCARWPSAQIFNSFTGERNAKDVTVLFRALRRYVIHNGIDLNQFSLRPHPERGYILAVGSMFAGKRWDRLIRAATLLASKGLHFEVLHVGSGPLREELEMMVRNLHMEHLFRFLGARRDVPDLLAGAIFLVHTSEEEGCPNVIMEAMACGRAVVATDAGDTPYLVEDGKTGYVVPRGDEITLAERIASLLEDRELCRRMGDAGRIKAEQAFGLDRLRVETFAAYRAEGWED
- a CDS encoding putative Colanic acid biosynthesis glycosyltransferase WcaL encodes the protein MRIAYVIPTQTPTTFIYNEMIEVQEAGHDLVIVPLRSSPSSSESPSTISQRIFNRLRPVKTFSASLFDAAIVWISLFMLLRYPIRVFRTLLSLHCAAGLNPFAHAGILVVTPKALAMAYRLRRYGVDHIHAHFAAHAATCAGIAGSVSRIPFSFTAHAYDIYCTAISLRNDTLGWKLRHAAQVFTISEHGKKLLCANLPSTACGHVHKVFVGIPMDMFQEQPPPLIDDHGLRLLCVTRFDTKKGLDTLVDACAILRNQSVAFQLQIYGEGPLRESLARQIARLNLKQYVQLGQSISQEVVAKELAACHMFVMPCRRDPETGDIDGIPTVFMEAMATGRPVISCPVAGVSELVRDGETGLLVPSDNPDALAEAIIRLEGDDSLRIRLGKQARLLAEQQHNQLTNVRQFLNLITKR
- a CDS encoding hypothetical protein (conserved protein of unknown function) gives rise to the protein MAVRSGKFWRRSGHWLCGTSVVFALFWSLEAQGVTYYVAPTGNDSNPGTLANPWRHPQACVTTRSPLVAGDTCLVLNGTYADTDGDGIVVYARTTAPSGTALKPITIKSETPLGARFVVPSRVDALNAGFRITVPYYIIEGFEIQGSPYTTGNSHHGITLTSGATGTVIRMNSIHDLGRTVCSNTRANSGITFHGVANVVIEHNSFHTIGRLRAGENGCVTIIFHHDHGIYAGETQNLTIRYNIFHDITRGYPIHIYREGGCTNIGLFIYNNVFADRSPTNRPTGQILLAHSLSNVHINNNIFYDPPKGYGIEFYHVGTIKDVVISHNLTNGAASVMINPSGKPSSGLTYAENMFNTHPKVINAEARDFRLTSKSPAIDRGTDVGLPFTGRAPDIGAFEFSEQEGNSPLRPEGLQIR
- a CDS encoding hypothetical protein (conserved protein of unknown function), whose protein sequence is MTASMSRKGNCYDNAPMESFWGTLKNELVHHRRYETREPARREIAEYIELFYNRQR